One region of Mus musculus strain C57BL/6J chromosome 3, GRCm38.p6 C57BL/6J genomic DNA includes:
- the Celsr2 gene encoding cadherin EGF LAG seven-pass G-type receptor 2 isoform 2 precursor (isoform 2 precursor is encoded by transcript variant 2): MRSRAASAPLPTPLLPLLLLLLLLPPSPLLGDQVGPCRSLGSGGRSSSGACAPVGWLCPASASNLWLYTSRCRESGIELTGHLVPHHDGLRVWCPESGAHIPLPPSSEGCPWSCRLLGIGGHLSPQGTLTLPEEHPCLKAPRLRCQSCKLAQAPGLRAGEGSPEESLGGRRKRNVNTAPQFQPPSYQATVPENQPAGTSVASLRAIDPDEGEAGRLEYTMDALFDSRSNHFFSLDPITGVVTTAEELDRETKSTHVFRVTAQDHGMPRRSALATLTILVTDTNDHDPVFEQQEYKESLRENLEVGYEVLTVRATDGDAPPNANILYRLLEGAGGSPSDAFEIDPRSGVIRTRGPVDREEVESYKLTVEASDQGRDPGPRSSTAIVFLSVEDDNDNAPQFSEKRYVVQVREDVTPGAPVLRVTASDRDKGSNALVHYSIMSGNARGQFYLDAQTGALDVVSPLDYETTKEYTLRIRAQDGGRPPLSNVSGLVTVQVLDINDNAPIFVSTPFQATVLESVPLGYLVLHVQAIDADAGDNARLEYSLAGVGHDFPFTINNGTGWISVAAELDREEVDFYSFGVEARDHGTPALTASASVSVTILDVNDNNPTFTQPEYTVRLNEDAAVGTSVVTVSAVDRDAHSVITYQITSGNTRNRFSITSQSGGGLVSLALPLDYKLERQYVLAVTASDGTRQDTAQIVVNVTDANTHRPVFQSSHYTVNVNEDRPAGTTVVLISATDEDTGENARITYFMEDSIPQFRIDADTGAVTTQAELDYEDQVSYTLAITARDNGIPQKSDTTYLEILVNDVNDNAPQFLRDSYQGSVYEDVPPFTSVLQISATDRDSGLNGRVFYTFQGGDDGDGDFIVESTSGIVRTLRRLDRENVAQYVLRAYAVDKGMPPARTPMEVTVTVLDVNDNPPVFEQDEFDVFVEENSPIGLAVARVTATDPDEGTNAQIMYQIVEGNIPEVFQLDIFSGELTALVDLDYEDRPEYVLVIQATSAPLVSRATVHVRLLDRNDNPPVLGNFEILFNNYVTNRSSSFPGGAIGRVPAHDPDISDSLTYSFERGNELSLVLLNASTGELRLSRALDNNRPLEAIMSVLVSDGVHSVTAQCSLRVTIITDEMLTHSITLRLEDMSPERFLSPLLGLFIQAVAATLATPPDHVVVFNVQRDTDAPGGHILNVSLSVGQPPGPGGGPPFLPSEDLQERLYLNRSLLTAISAQRVLPFDDNICLREPCENYMRCVSVLRFDSSAPFIASSSVLFRPIHPVGGLRCRCPPGFTGDYCETEVDLCYSRPCGPHGRCRSREGGYTCLCLDGYTGEHCEASTHSGRCTPGVCKNGGTCVNLLVGGFKCDCPSGDFEKPFCQVTTRSFPARSFITFRGLRQRFHFTLALSFATKERNGLLLYNGRFNEKHDFVALEVIQEQVQLTFSAGESTTTVSPFVPGGVSDGQWHTVQLKYYNKPLLGQTGLPQGPSEQKVAVVSVDGCDTGVALRFGAMLGNYSCAAQGTQGGSKKSLDLTGPLLLGGVPDLPESFPVRMRHFVGCMKDLQVDSRHIDMADFIANNGTVPGCPTKKIVCDSSICHNGGTCVNQWNAFSCECPLGFGGKSCAQEMANPQRFLGSSLVAWHGLSLPISQPWHLSLMFRTRQADGVLLQAVTRGRSTITLQLRAGHVVLSVEGTGLQASSLRLEPGRANDGDWHHAQLALGASGGPGHAILSFDYGQQKAEGNLGPRLHGLHLSNITVGGVPGPASGVARGFRGCLQGVRVSETPEGISSLDPSRGESINVEPGCSWPDPCDSNPCPTNSYCSNDWDSYSCSCVLGYYGDNCTNVCDLNPCEHQSVCTRKPNTPHGYICECLPNYLGPYCETRIDQPCPRGWWGHPTCGPCNCDVSKGFDPDCNKTSGECHCKENHYRPPGSPTCLLCDCYPTGSLSRVCDPEDGQCPCKPGVIGRQCDRCDNPFAEVTTNGCEVNYDSCPRAIEAGIWWPRTRFGLPAAAPCPKGSFGTAVRHCDEHRGWLPPNLFNCTSVTFSELKGFAERLQRNESGLDSGRSQRLALLLRNATQHTSGYFGSDVKVAYQLATRLLAHESAQRGFGLSATQDVHFTENLLRVGSALLDAANKRHWELIQQTEGGTAWLLQHYEAYASALAQNMRHTYLSPFTIVTPNIVISVVRLDKGNFAGTKLPRYEALRGERPPDLETTVILPESVFREMPSMVRSAGPGEAQETEELARRQRRHPELSQGEAVASVIIYHTLAGLLPHNYDPDKRSLRVPKRPVINTPVVSISVHDDEELLPRALDKPVTVQFRLLETEERTKPICVFWNHSILVSGTGGWSARGCEVVFRNESHVSCQCNHMTSFAVLMDMSRRENGEILPLKTLTYVALGVTLAALMLTFLFLTLLRALRSNQHGIRRNLTAALGLAQLVFLLGINQADLPFACTVIAILLHFLYLCTFSWALLEALHLYRALTEVRDVNASPMRFYYMLGWGVPAFITGLAVGLDPEGYGNPDFCWLSVYDTLIWSFAGPVAFAVSMSVFLYILSARASCAAQRQGFEKKGPVSGLRSSFTVLLLLSATWLLALLSVNSDTLLFHYLFAACNCVQGPFIFLSYVVLSKEVRKALKFACSRKPSPDPALTTKSTLTSSYNCPSPYADGRLYQPYGDSAGSLHSASRSGKSQPSYIPFLLREESTLNPGQVPPGLGDPSGLFLEGQAQQHDPDTDSDSDLSLEDDQSGSYASTHSSDSEEEEEEAAFPGEQGWDSLLGPGAERLPLHSTPKDGGPGSGKVPWLGDFGTTTKENSGSGPLEERPRENGDALTREGSLGPLPGPSTQPHKGILKKKCLPTISEKSSLLRLPLEQGTGSSRGSSISEGSRHGPPPRPPPRQSLQEQLNGVMPVAMSIKAGTVDEDSSGSDSDEPSI; the protein is encoded by the exons ATGCGGAGCCGGGCTGCCAGCGCCCCCCTCCCAACGCCGCTGCTGCCGCTGctactgctgttgctgctgctgccaccgtCGCCACTACTGGGAGATCAAGTGGGGCCCTGTCGTTCTCTGGGATCCGGGGGACGCAGCTCCTCTGGGGCCTGCGCCCCCGTGGGCTGGCTCTGCCCAGCCTCTGCTTCGAACCTCTGGCTCTACACCAGCCGCTGCAGAGAATCGGGCATTGAGCTGACCGGCCACCTGGTGCCCCACCACGATGGCCTGAGGGTTTGGTGTCCAGAATCAGGGGCTCATATCCCTCTTCCGCCATCCTCTGAAGGCTGCCCCTGGAGCTGTCGTCTCCTGGGTATCGGAGGACACCTTTCTCCACAAGGCACGCTGACCCTGCCTGAAGAGCACCCTTGCTTAAAGGCCCCACGGCTCAGATGCCAGTCTTGCAAGCTGGCACAGGCCCCAGGGCTCAGGGCTGGGGAAGGCTCACCAGAGGAATCTCTGGGTGGGCGCAGGAAAAGGAATGTGAATACAGCTCCCCAGTTCCAGCCTCCCAGCTACCAGGCCACAGTGCCTGAGAACCAGCCTGCTGGTACCTCTGTTGCATCCTTAAGAGCCATTGATCCAGATGAGGGTGAGGCGGGTCGACTTGAGTACACCATGGATGCCCTCTTTGATAGCCGCTCcaatcatttcttctccttggaCCCAATCACCGGTGTTGTCACCACAGCTGAGGAGCTGGATCGGGAGACCAAGAGCACCCACGTCTTCAGGGTCACTGCACAGGATCACGGTATGCCCCGACGGAGTGCCTTGGCCACGCTTACCATCTTGGTGACCGACACCAACGATCACGACCCTGTTTTTGAGCAGCAAGAGTACAAGGAGAGCCtcagggagaacctggaggtTGGCTATGAGGTGCTTACAGTCAGGGCCACCGACGGCGACGCCCCTCCCAATGCCAACATTCTGTACCGCCTGCTGGAGGGGGCCGGAGGCAGCCCCTCAGACGCCTTTGAGATCGATCCTCGCTCGGGGGTGATCCGAACCCGCGGCCCTGTAGACCGGGAGGAAGTGGAATCCTACAAGTTAACAGTGGAGGCGAGTGACCAGGGCCGGGACCCAGGCCCGCGGAGTTCCACAGCCATTGTTTTCCTGTCGGTGGAGGATGATAATGACAACGCCCCCCAGTTTAGCGAGAAGCGTTATGTGGTCCAGGTGCGGGAGGATGTGACCCCAGGAGCCCCAGTTCTCCGAGTCACCGCCTCCGATAGAGACAAGGGCAGCAATGCCCTAGTGCACTACAGCATCATGAGTGGCAATGCTCGGGGCCAGTTCTATCTGGATGCTCAGACTGGAGCCCTGGATGTGGTAAGCCCACTCGACTATGAgacaaccaaagagtatacgcTTCGGATCCGGGCTCAGGACGGTGGCCGTCCTCCACTCTCCAATGTCTCTGGCCTAGTAACAGTGCAAGTCCTAGACATCAACGATAACGCCCCCATCTTTGTCAGCACCCCTTTCCAGGCCACCGTCCTAGAGAGTGTCCCTTTAGGCTACCTTGTTCTGCACGTCCAGGCAATTGATGCTGACGCTGGTGATAACGCCCGCCTCGAGTATAGCCTGGCAGGGGTTGGGCACGACTTTCCCTTCACCATTAACAATGGCACAGGCTGGATCTCTGTGGCCGCAGAGTTGGATCGGGAAGAGGTTGATTTCTACAGCTTTGGTGTAGAGGCCCGGGACCATGGCACCCCAGCGCTCACGGCCTCAGCCAGTGTCAGTGTAACCATCCTGGACGTCAATGACAACAACCCAACCTTCACGCAGCCAGAGTACACCGTTCGGCTCAACGAGGACGCCGCCGTGGGCACCAGTGTGGTGACCGTGTCAGCCGTGGATCGAGACGCTCACAGTGTCATTACCTACCAGATCACCAGCGGCAACACCCGCAACCGCTTCTCTATCACCAGCCAAAGTGGTGGTGGACTGGTCTCCCTTGCCTTACCGCTAGACTACAAACTCGAGCGGCAGTATGTGCTGGCAGTGACTGCCTCAGATGGCACAAGGCAGGACACAGCTCAGATAGTAGTGAATGTCACCGATGCCAACACCCACCGTCCCGTCTTCCAGAGCTCCCACTACACAGTCAACGTTAATGAAGACCGGCCAGCAGGCACCACAGTGGTGCTGATCAGCGCCACGGATGAGGACACGGGGGAGAATGCCCGAATCACCTACTTTATGGAGGATAGCATCCCCCAGTTCCGAATCGACGCGGACACTGGGGCTGTCACCACCCAGGCTGAGCTGGACTACGAGGACCAGGTGTCTTATACCCTGGCCATCACTGCTCGGGACAATGGCATTCCCCAGAAGTCTGACACCACCTATTTGGAGATCCTGGTGAATGACGTGAACGACAACGCCCCCCAGTTCCTCAGAGATTCCTACCAGGGCAGCGTCTACGAGGACGTGCCGCCCTTCACCAGCGTCCTGCAGATCTCAGCCACGGATCGAGACTCCGGTCTGAATGGCAGGGTTTTCTACACCTTCCAAGGAGGAGATGATGGGGACGGTGACTTTATTGTAGAGTCGACATCGGGCATTGTGCGCACACTGCGGAGGCTGGATCGTGAGAACGTGGCCCAGTACGTCCTGCGGGCCTATGCGGTGGACAAGGGCATGCCACCAGCCCGCACACCCATGGAAGTGACAGTTACTGTCCTGGATGTGAATGACAACCCCCCTGTCTTTGAACAGGATGAGTTTGACGTATTTGTGGAAGAGAACAGCCCCATCGGGCTGGCCGTGGCCCGGGTCACAGCCACTGACCCAGATGAAGGGACCAACGCACAGATCATGTACCAGATTGTGGAGGGCAATATCCCTGAGGTCTTTCAGTTGGATATATTCTCTGGCGAGCTAACTGCCCTGGTAGATTTGGACTATGAGGACCGGCCTGAATATGTCCTGGTCATCCAGGCTACGTCTGCTCCCTTGGTGAGCAGGGCTACTGTCCATGTCCGCCTCCTTGACCGCAATGATAACCCGCCCGTGCTGGGCAACTTTGAGATTCTCTTTAACAACTATGTCACCAACCGCTCCAGCAGCTTCCCCGGTGGTGCCATAGGCCGTGTGCCTGCCCACGACCCCGATATCTCAGACAGCCTGACGTACAGCTTCGAGCGAGGAAATGAACTCAGCTTGGTCCTGCTCAATGCCTCCACCGGTGAGCTGAGACTGAGCCGGGCACTGGACAACAACCGGCCCCTGGAAGCCATCATGAGTGTGCTGGTGTCAG ATGGTGTCCACAGTGTGACAGCCCAGTGCTCGCTACGTGTCACCATCATCACGGACGAGATGCTCACACACAGCATCACGCTGCGCTTGGAAGACATGTCTCCAGAACGCTTTCTCTCACCACTGCTGGGACTCTTCATTCAGGCCGTGGCAGCCACGTTGGCCACACCCCCGGATCATGTGGTGGTCTTCAATGTGCAAAGGGATACTGATGCCCCAGGCGGCCATATCCTCAACGTAAGCCTGTCGGTGGGCCAGCCTCCAGGACCCGGGGGTGGGCCACCCTTTCTGCCTTCAGAGGATCTCCAGGAGCGCCTGTACCTCAACCGCAGCCTGCTCACCGCCATCTCGGCGCAGCGCGTGCTCCCCTTCGACGACAACATTTGCCTGCGGGAGCCCTGCGAGAATTACATGCGATGTGTGTCTGTGCTGCGGTTCGACTCCTCTGCGCCCTTCATCGCTTCCTCTTCGGTGCTCTTCCGGCCCATCCACCCTGTCGGGGGTCTGCGCTGTCGCTGCCCACCAGGCTTCACAGGCGACTACTGCGAGACCGAGGTGGACCTCTGTTACTCAAGACCTTGTGGACCCCATGGGCGCTGCCGCAGCCGAGAGGGTGGCTatacctgcctctgtctggaTGGCTACACGG GCGAGCACTGTGAAGCGAGTACCCACTCAGGCCGTTGTACTCCAGGTGTCTGCAAGAACGGGGGTACCTGTGTCAACCTGTTGGTGGGAGGTTTCAAATGTGACTGCCCCTCCGGGGACTTTGAGAAACCCTTCTGCCAGGTGACCACACGCAGCTTCCCTGCCCGCTCCTTCATCACCTTCCGTGGCCTGCGCCAGCGCTTCCACTTCACCCTGGCCCTCTC GTTTGCTACCAAGGAGCGTAACGGGCTACTGCTGTACAATGGGCGCTTCAATGAGAAGCACGACTTTGTGGCTCTCGAGGTGATCCAGGAACAGGTGCAGCTCACCTTCTCTGCAG GGGAATCGACCACCACCGTGTCTCCGTTTGTGCCGGGAGGGGTCAGTGATGGCCAGTGGCACACAGTGCAGCTGAAGTACTATAACAAG CCACTGTTGGGTCAGACAGGGCTTCCCCAAGGTCCATCTGAGCAGAAGGTAGCCGTGGTGTCCGTGGATGGCTGTGACACAGGGGTGGCTCTGCGCTTTGGAGCTATGCTGGGCAACTACTCCTGTGCTGCCCAGGGCACCCAAGGAGGCAGCAAGAA GTCTCTGGACCTGACAGGGCCCTTGTTGCTGGGTGGGGTGCCGGATCTGCCCGAGAGCTTCCCCGTCCGAATGCGGCACTTTGTGGGCTGCATGAAGGACCTCCAGGTGGATAGCCGGCACATCGACATGGCCGACTTCATTGCCAACAATGGCACTGTGCCTG gCTGCCCCACCAAGAAGATCGTGTGCGACAGCAGCATTTGCCACAACGGTGGCACCTGTGTGAACCAGTGGAATGCGTTCAGCTGCGAGTGTCCACTAGGCTTCGGGGGCAAGAGCTGCGCCCAGG AAATGGCCAACCCCCAGCGTTTCCTGGGCAGCAGCCTTGTGGCCTGGCATGGCCTCTCTCTGCCCATCTCTCAGCCCTGGCACCTCAGCCTCATGTTCCGCACACGCCAGGCAGATGGCGTCCTGCTGCAGGCCGTCACCAGGGGGCGCAGCACCATCACCCTGCAG CTTCGGGCAGGCCACGTAGTGCTAAGTGTGGAGGGCACAGGGCTCCAGGCGTCATCTCTGCGTCTTGAGCCAGGCCGAGCCAATGATGGTGACTGGCATCATGCACAGCTGGCACTGGGAGCCAGCGGGGGCCCTGGCCATGCCATTCTGTCCTTTGACTATGGGCAACAGAAGGCAGAGGGTAATCTGGGCCCTCGGCTGCATGGACTGCACCTGAGCAATATTACAGTCGGGGGAGTTCCTGGGCCAGCCAGCGGAGTGGCCCGTGGCTTCCGGGGCTGTTTGCAG GGTGTCAGGGTAAGCGAGACACCTGAGGGTATCAGCAGTCTAGATCCCAGCCGCGGGGAGAGCATCAATGTGGAGCCAGGCTGTAGCTGGCCAGATCCCTGTGACTCGAATCCATGCCCTACCAACAGCTACTGCAGCAATGACTGGGACAGCTATTCTTGTAGCTGTGTTCTAG GTTACTATGGTGACAACTGTACAAATGTGTGTGACCTGAACCCATGCGAGCACCAGTCCGTGTGTACCCGAAAACCCAATACACCCCACGGCTACATCTGCGAGTGTTTACCAAATTACCTTGGGCCATATTGTGAGACCAG GATTGACCAACCTTGCCCCCGTGGCTGGTGGGGACACCCCACATGTGGTCCATGCAACTGTGATGTCAGCAAAGGCTTTGACCCAGATTGCAACAAGACAAGTGGGGAGTGCCACTGCAAG GAGAATCACTACCGGCCCCCCGGCAGCCCCACTTGTCTCTTGTGTGACTGTTACCCCACTGGTTCTTTGTCCCGAGTCTGTGACCCCGAGGACGGCCAGTGTCCGTGCAAGCCTGGAGTCATTGGGCGTCAGTGTGACCGCTGTGACAACCCTTTTGCTGAGGTCACCACCAATGGCTGTGAAG TGAATTACGACAGCTGCCCACGGGCCATAGAGGCTGGGATCTGGTGGCCCCGCACGCGGTTCGGGCTACCTGCTGCTGCCCCCTGCCCCAAAGGCTCCTTTG GGACTGCTGTGCGCCACTGTGATGAGCACAGGGGTTGGCTCCCCCCAAACCTCTTCAACTGCACGTCAGTCACCTTCTCAGAGCTAAAGGGCTTC GCTGAGCGGCTGCAGAGGAACGAATCAGGCCTGGACTCAGGACGCTCCCAGAGGCTAGCCCTGCTCCTGCGCAATGCCACCCAGCACACCTCTGGCTACTTCGGCAGTGATGTCAAGGTGGCCTACCAGCTGGCCACACGGCTCTTGGCTCATGAGAGTGCCCAGCGGGGCTTTGGGCTATCCGCCACACAGGATGTACACTTCACGGAG AATCTGCTGAGGGTGGGCAGCGCCCTCCTGGATGCAGCCAACAAGAGGCACTGGGAACTGATCCAGCAGACAGAGGGTGGCACCGCCTGGCTGCTCCAGCACTATGAGGCTTACGCCAGCGCCCTTGCCCAGAATATGCGGCACACCTACCTAAGCCCCTTCACCATCGTCACACCCAACATTG TCATCTCTGTAGTGCGCCTGGATAAGGGGAACTTTGCTGGGACCAAGCTGCCCCGTTATGAGGCATTACGTGGGGAGCGCCCCCCAGATCTTGAGACCACAGTCATTTTGCCAGAATCTGTCTTCAGAG AGATGCCCTCCATGGTGAGGTCTGCAGGACCTGGTGAAGCCCAGGAGACGGAGGAGCTGGCCCGGCGGCAGCGGAGGCACCCAGAACTGAGTCAGGGAGAGGCAGTGGCCAGTGTCATCATCTACCACACCCTGGCTGGACTGCTGCCCCACAACTATGACCCCGATAAGCGTAGCCTGAG AGTCCCCAAGCGCCCCGTCATCAACACCCCTGTGGTGAGCATCAGCGTTCACGACGACGAGGAACTCCTGCCGCGGGCTCTGGACAAGCCAGTCACCGTGCAGTTCCGGCTGCTGGAGACCGAGGAGCGGACCAAGCCCATCTGTGTCTTCTGGAACCATTCAATCCT GGTCAGTGGCACTGGCGGCTGGTCCGCCCGAGGCTGCGAAGTCGTCTTCCGTAACGAGAGCCACGTCAGCTGCCAGTGCAACCATATGACAAGCTTTGCTGTGCTTATGGATATGTCACGACGAGAG AACGGTGAGATCTTGCCACTGAAGACCCTGACATACGTGGCCCTTGGAGTCACCTTGGCTGCCCTGATGctcaccttcctcttcctcaccctcctccgTGCCCTCCGCTCCAACCAGCACGGCATCCGACGCAACCTCACAGCTGCCCTGGGCCTGGCCCAGCTGGTCTTTCTCCTGGGCATcaaccaggctgacctccct TTTGCCTGTACAGTCATCGCTATCCTGCTGCATTTCCTGTACCTCTGCACCTTCTCCTGGGCTCTGCTGGAGGCCTTACACCTGTACCGCGCGCTCACAGAGGTGCGCGACGTCAATGCCAGTCCCATGCGTTTCTACTACATGCTGGGCTGGGGCGTCCCTGCTTTCATCACAG GCCTCGCTGTGGGCTTGGATCCGGAAGGCTATGGGAACCCTGACTTCTGCTGGCTCTCTGTCTATGATACCCTCATCTGGAGCTTTGCTGGACCAGTGGCCTTTGCTGTTTCG ATGAGTGTCTTCCTGTACATCCTGTCGGCCCGAGCCTCCTGTGCTGCCCAACGGCAGGGCTTCGAGAAGAAAGGGCCTGT CTCGGGCCTGCGCTCCTCCTTCACGGTCCTCCTGCTGCTGAGTGCCACGTGGCTGCTGGCACTGCTCTCTGTCAACAGTGACACTCTGCTCTTCCACTACCTCTTCGCTGCCTGCAATTGTGTCCAG GGCCCCTTCATCTTCCTCTCCTACGTGGTGCTCAGCAAGGAGGTCCGGAAAGCACTCAAGTTCGCCTGCAGCCGGAAGCCCAGTCCCGACCCTGCCTTGACCACTAAGTCTACCCTGACCTCG TCCTATAACTGCCCCAGCCCCTACGCAGACGGGAGGCTGTACCAGCCTTACGGAGATTCGGCTGGCTCGTTGCACAGTGCCAGCCGCTCCGGCAAGAGTCAGCCCAGCTACATCCCCTTCTTGCTGAG GGAGGAGTCCACGCTGAACCCTGGCCAGGTTCCCCCTGGCCTAGGGGACCCAAGCGGCCTGTTCTTGGAAGGCCAAGCCCAACAACATG ATCCCGACACGGACTCTGACAGTGACCTGTCCCTGGAAGATGACCAGAGTGGTTCCTATGCCTCCACCCACTCATCAGACagcgaggaagaggaggaggaggccgcCTTCCCTGGCGAGCAGGGCTGGGACAGCCTGCTGGGTCCTGGAGCTGAGAGACTGCCCCTTCACAGTACCCCCAAGG ATGGGGGTCCGGGTTCTGGGAAGGTCCCTTGGCTGGGAGACTTTGGGACCACAACAAAGGAGAATAGTGGTAGTGGGCCCCTTGAAGAGCGGCCACGGGAGAATGGAGATGCCCTAACTCGGGAAGGGTCTCTGGGACCCCTTCCGGGCCCTTCTACCCAACCTCACAAAG GCATCCTC